From the Streptococcus sp. 29887 genome, one window contains:
- a CDS encoding phage tail protein, with protein sequence MHGNLEIEKGWGVRFEDEYYKVIYAKPKSLGKINIVQFDAVHQFFWDFDKTSVYSELDGSYPFQTFLDHIFNGSGYRYNLEVEVGSLRKQNFGLKKRLELFNDLVKHAGVEFQVRGKVVRILERTGTDLSTVVRKKLNLNDLSIEKRIGDFITYQKGLGAWHDENDHSKGRLEVEYVSPLAAIYGRLEGEPYVDERFTIAENFLAVLKKSVENSYSISVQLAMEDLQKAGYRYTRPLAGDYITVIDEDINFKERVRIVSFETKYDIKGQVIDHAITCNDIGSVKKQSVGYSSLKSSVANVSKETESAIQTANRALVSADGKSTVYFGTEFPQDVPKGTLTKGDTLYLTVGDTTKMYYWNGAEWLEPPVINDVEAFKESINAEIAQVNTTMQAQSEEHDRQVADILSKTHSVESLANQAKTDAASALARANQVKTEAIADARAQVATVSQALNTAKTDLQNIATYQETVDRKLTELTSNTRTLDGKIDAASAKVDTVAGQIRTELTRVEGKIPSDLGGRNYILKSDVYATSGSRYFDTSPEFIDYAYSGKYVTISLDIKGENLVPDSRGLSRIGCEIRLNLSDGKVLYLQCQKIVSGTQPRERISVTKQIPQGVSVVSANRVNMYIQVGGTALAGRPKFELSSIPSDWSPAPEDINSELSSTKTLITQTAEGQTQLSNRLTTTQDKVSTAETKINQLIGDVSSKVSQTDYNTLTGRVSSAETAITQNAQEISKRLTSTQVDKAITDKGYQTKSDVDSNITGRGYITSSALQPYALATTVQNLVRETADSFSRTISETKAMIPTEAGGRNYILGSRTVSVLSNDTQACPISTEQLKDGSREFIRIRRSNPSLNPSLISLYTKIGGFSSEMPTSGKGKISFKARASSPVNMNVMGILISSTSNNLPWNKSQISIGPEWKTYSFDFEFIKGMTILRANPFQILPPVPNLAEFYLDLCEWQLEAGTMASSWSPAPEDLATVTALHNVTDTVDSHTRTIGAVGETGSILDNVSKVTQTAAGLVQEVSGTNGLKTQVSTLAGSYAIKNLTSSGNVLNQLNLNKDGSVKIDGSLVQITGKTYIEDGVIKEAMIGKGQIGTAHIGEIDAGIAKIINLDVSKIKGLDAEFIKAKIENALIGWLRGKTISAVNNVTTFDLTTGLITVNNNQSGFLFKDGNSVVGRIGYGNITRLGTGLSKGIDIYTNKNHSLALGYEMTNGMYSTAIQVDGGSGEVRIASPIYLSDKIYPLATKSYGYLRLDPFGNSGLKLTRNSGNGIAFDDTDVYIIVNGNTYSFKQWIINRR encoded by the coding sequence GTGCATGGGAATCTTGAGATAGAGAAGGGATGGGGTGTTCGATTTGAAGATGAGTATTACAAAGTCATTTACGCAAAACCGAAAAGTCTCGGAAAAATAAACATCGTTCAGTTCGATGCCGTCCATCAATTCTTCTGGGATTTTGATAAGACGTCTGTCTATTCGGAATTGGATGGTAGTTATCCGTTTCAAACTTTTCTAGACCATATTTTCAACGGCAGTGGTTACCGATACAACCTTGAGGTAGAAGTCGGAAGTTTGCGAAAGCAGAATTTTGGACTGAAAAAGAGACTTGAGCTATTCAACGATTTGGTAAAACATGCTGGTGTTGAATTTCAAGTACGCGGAAAAGTGGTTCGGATTTTGGAACGGACCGGCACAGATTTATCCACAGTTGTCCGCAAAAAGTTAAACTTGAATGATCTAAGCATCGAAAAACGAATAGGTGATTTTATCACTTATCAAAAAGGCTTGGGGGCTTGGCATGATGAGAACGACCACTCGAAGGGCAGGCTTGAAGTAGAGTATGTCTCTCCGTTAGCAGCAATATATGGCCGTTTGGAAGGTGAGCCGTATGTTGATGAACGATTTACGATAGCCGAGAACTTCCTGGCGGTGTTGAAAAAATCTGTTGAAAATAGTTACTCTATCTCGGTCCAGCTGGCCATGGAGGATTTGCAAAAAGCTGGTTATCGATACACCAGACCGTTGGCTGGAGATTATATCACGGTCATTGACGAAGATATCAATTTCAAAGAACGCGTACGTATCGTCTCGTTTGAAACCAAATATGATATCAAAGGTCAAGTGATTGATCATGCCATAACTTGTAATGATATCGGATCAGTTAAAAAACAAAGTGTTGGATATAGTTCGCTGAAGAGTAGTGTAGCTAATGTTTCAAAAGAGACAGAAAGCGCAATTCAAACAGCGAATAGAGCGCTGGTGTCAGCCGACGGTAAATCAACCGTGTACTTTGGTACAGAATTTCCACAGGATGTGCCGAAAGGGACTTTAACCAAGGGAGATACCCTGTATCTCACAGTTGGCGATACGACCAAGATGTATTACTGGAATGGTGCGGAGTGGCTAGAACCGCCGGTAATAAATGATGTCGAGGCTTTTAAAGAAAGTATCAATGCCGAAATCGCTCAAGTCAACACAACCATGCAAGCACAATCTGAGGAACACGATAGACAGGTTGCGGATATATTGTCCAAAACCCATTCTGTCGAATCACTTGCCAACCAAGCTAAGACGGATGCTGCTAGTGCATTGGCTAGAGCTAACCAGGTCAAGACCGAAGCTATCGCAGATGCGAGAGCACAGGTAGCGACGGTTAGTCAGGCGTTAAATACCGCTAAGACCGATTTGCAAAATATAGCGACTTATCAAGAGACTGTGGACCGTAAGTTGACTGAGCTAACATCCAACACACGGACGCTTGATGGCAAAATCGATGCAGCTAGCGCCAAGGTAGATACCGTGGCTGGTCAAATTCGGACGGAATTAACTCGAGTTGAGGGTAAAATTCCGAGTGATTTGGGTGGGCGGAACTATATCCTAAAAAGCGATGTGTATGCGACCTCTGGAAGTAGGTATTTTGATACCTCTCCAGAGTTCATTGACTACGCATATTCAGGGAAATATGTCACTATTAGTCTAGATATTAAGGGAGAAAACCTAGTTCCTGATTCAAGAGGACTGTCACGTATTGGGTGTGAGATAAGGCTTAATCTATCAGACGGTAAAGTCTTGTATCTGCAATGTCAAAAGATCGTATCAGGCACCCAACCGAGGGAACGGATTTCGGTGACCAAACAAATCCCGCAAGGCGTGTCTGTCGTCAGCGCAAATAGGGTCAATATGTACATACAGGTTGGTGGAACAGCCTTAGCTGGTCGTCCAAAGTTCGAACTGTCGTCTATTCCAAGCGACTGGTCACCAGCTCCAGAGGATATCAATTCGGAGTTAAGCTCTACTAAGACCTTAATTACTCAGACCGCCGAAGGGCAGACTCAACTATCCAATCGCTTGACAACGACTCAAGATAAGGTCTCTACTGCTGAGACTAAAATCAATCAACTGATAGGGGACGTATCAAGTAAAGTATCTCAAACGGATTACAACACACTAACTGGTCGTGTGAGTAGTGCAGAGACAGCGATTACTCAAAATGCACAAGAGATTAGTAAACGTCTGACAAGTACGCAAGTTGATAAAGCAATCACAGATAAAGGCTATCAGACCAAGTCTGATGTTGACAGCAACATCACAGGTCGTGGTTATATTACAAGTAGTGCATTGCAACCTTATGCCTTGGCTACAACAGTCCAAAACCTCGTCAGAGAGACTGCGGATAGTTTTAGCCGGACGATAAGTGAGACTAAAGCCATGATACCGACGGAGGCAGGGGGACGAAATTATATCCTTGGTAGCCGAACTGTCTCGGTGCTGTCAAATGACACACAGGCCTGTCCAATATCAACGGAACAATTAAAAGATGGAAGCAGAGAGTTTATACGCATTAGACGGTCAAATCCCTCGCTTAATCCTAGTCTCATATCACTATACACCAAAATTGGGGGATTTAGCTCAGAAATGCCTACGTCTGGAAAAGGAAAAATTAGCTTTAAAGCAAGGGCAAGCAGTCCAGTCAACATGAATGTGATGGGTATTTTGATAAGTAGTACATCAAACAACTTGCCGTGGAATAAAAGCCAAATCTCTATCGGGCCTGAATGGAAGACCTATTCATTTGATTTTGAATTTATCAAAGGGATGACTATATTACGAGCTAATCCGTTTCAGATTTTGCCTCCTGTGCCAAATTTGGCTGAGTTTTACTTAGACTTGTGCGAATGGCAGCTAGAAGCTGGTACGATGGCTAGTTCATGGTCTCCAGCTCCTGAAGACCTGGCCACCGTCACAGCCTTACATAATGTCACAGACACGGTCGATAGTCACACTCGTACTATTGGTGCTGTCGGTGAGACAGGTAGCATTTTGGACAATGTCAGTAAGGTTACTCAGACGGCAGCTGGCTTGGTCCAAGAGGTGTCTGGTACTAACGGGCTTAAGACCCAAGTCAGCACGTTAGCTGGGTCTTATGCGATTAAAAATCTGACCAGCTCAGGCAATGTACTTAACCAGCTCAACCTAAACAAAGATGGGTCAGTCAAGATTGACGGTAGTCTCGTACAAATTACTGGTAAAACATACATCGAGGACGGTGTCATCAAAGAAGCTATGATCGGTAAAGGTCAAATCGGTACGGCTCACATCGGTGAGATTGATGCAGGGATAGCTAAAATCATTAACTTGGATGTGTCGAAGATCAAGGGTCTTGATGCTGAATTTATCAAAGCGAAAATCGAGAATGCTTTGATAGGCTGGCTACGTGGGAAGACTATATCTGCAGTTAACAACGTGACTACTTTTGATTTAACAACTGGGCTAATCACCGTAAATAATAATCAAAGCGGTTTCTTATTCAAAGATGGCAATTCTGTAGTCGGACGAATTGGATATGGAAATATTACAAGGTTAGGTACCGGATTATCAAAAGGGATTGATATTTATACAAATAAAAATCATTCACTTGCTTTAGGCTATGAAATGACGAATGGCATGTACAGTACCGCTATTCAAGTTGATGGCGGAAGCGGAGAAGTGCGTATTGCAAGTCCAATATATCTTTCCGACAAAATTTACCCTCTGGCAACGAAATCGTACGGCTACCTGAGGCTTGATCCTTTTGGTAATTCCGGGTTGAAACTTACCAGAAACTCTGGCAACGGGATAGCCTTTGATGACACCGATGTATATATAATCGTGAATGGGAATACCTATTCGTTTAAACAATGGATAATAAATAGGAGATAA
- a CDS encoding phage holin, giving the protein MTLSNKEYDLAKRIVTVVVPAVITLITGLGALYKFDTSVITGTIALFATFLGTVLGISSKNYHKENQ; this is encoded by the coding sequence ATGACATTAAGCAATAAAGAGTACGACCTTGCCAAACGTATCGTGACTGTGGTTGTGCCAGCAGTTATCACACTGATAACAGGGCTGGGTGCTTTATACAAGTTTGATACGTCGGTCATCACAGGCACAATTGCCTTATTTGCGACGTTCCTAGGGACTGTACTAGGGATTTCCAGCAAGAACTATCACAAAGAAAATCAGTAG
- a CDS encoding N-acetylmuramoyl-L-alanine amidase: MTNLGLKIVQMPVPAAKVGIKCPNAMTPQWLTIHNTANDASALAEISYMNGNWNEVSYHWAVDDVQAIQAIAHNRNAWHCGDGLGPGNLTSIGIEICHSLTPGNPRYAKSEDNGAKLAAIILHQMGWGIDRIRKHQDWSGKYCPHRILDNGNWEGFKRKVQSYLAQLQGKSVATPQPAPQVATVQPRQAGAQTGAQEYAEAGRFTASEDIYFRNEPNLSGKTQGMYYKGETVRYDRVRVEYNGFVWISWVSARAGVRRWMPIKVRKNGQTVETWGRVE; the protein is encoded by the coding sequence ATGACTAATCTTGGTTTGAAAATTGTACAAATGCCAGTGCCTGCTGCTAAGGTGGGTATCAAGTGTCCAAATGCCATGACACCGCAATGGCTGACCATCCACAACACAGCCAATGACGCGTCTGCCTTGGCTGAGATTAGCTACATGAATGGCAACTGGAATGAAGTTTCGTATCACTGGGCTGTCGATGATGTTCAGGCCATTCAGGCGATTGCCCACAATCGTAATGCTTGGCATTGCGGTGATGGTCTTGGTCCTGGTAATTTGACCTCTATCGGTATTGAAATTTGCCACAGCTTGACCCCAGGTAATCCAAGGTATGCCAAGTCCGAGGACAATGGGGCTAAGCTGGCAGCTATTATCCTGCACCAGATGGGTTGGGGGATTGACCGCATTCGCAAGCATCAGGATTGGTCTGGAAAATATTGCCCACATCGTATCTTAGATAATGGCAACTGGGAAGGTTTCAAACGTAAGGTCCAGAGCTATCTTGCCCAACTGCAAGGTAAGTCAGTAGCAACCCCACAACCTGCCCCGCAAGTAGCAACAGTCCAACCTAGACAGGCTGGCGCACAGACTGGGGCTCAGGAGTATGCAGAAGCAGGGCGTTTCACAGCCAGCGAGGATATTTACTTCCGCAATGAACCTAACCTATCGGGCAAGACCCAAGGGATGTATTACAAGGGGGAAACAGTTCGCTATGACCGTGTCCGTGTGGAATACAATGGATTTGTTTGGATTTCGTGGGTTTCTGCCCGTGCTGGTGTCCGTCGTTGGATGCCGATTAAGGTTCGTAAAAATGGCCAGACCGTGGAAACATGGGGGCGTGTAGAATAG
- a CDS encoding PBECR2 nuclease fold domain-containing protein produces the protein MKYNVKISQKIKEIVGLETSATDILIHEENLEKHMLKSRHRKMIKYIPDVATILDSPDFVGQNKNVKTESFEVIKVLADNVLVAVKLDKKNDYFFVASVYDITDSKLNHMKRNGRIKAFDKIEDK, from the coding sequence ATGAAATACAATGTAAAAATCAGTCAAAAAATCAAGGAAATAGTAGGGTTAGAAACTTCTGCAACCGATATCCTGATCCACGAAGAAAATCTTGAAAAACATATGTTAAAAAGCAGACATCGAAAGATGATCAAATATATCCCAGATGTTGCTACTATTTTGGATTCGCCGGATTTTGTTGGTCAAAATAAGAATGTGAAGACAGAGAGTTTTGAAGTTATCAAAGTCCTTGCAGATAATGTTCTGGTCGCTGTCAAACTAGATAAGAAAAACGACTATTTCTTTGTGGCTTCGGTTTATGACATCACAGATTCCAAATTAAATCACATGAAGAGAAACGGTCGCATCAAAGCATTTGACAAAATAGAAGATAAGTAG